Proteins encoded within one genomic window of Ottowia sp. SB7-C50:
- the asd gene encoding archaetidylserine decarboxylase (Phosphatidylserine decarboxylase is synthesized as a single chain precursor. Generation of the pyruvoyl active site from a Ser is coupled to cleavage of a Gly-Ser bond between the larger (beta) and smaller (alpha chains). It is an integral membrane protein.): MSDRLAVLPQYLLPKTLLTQWAGRFASAKLGDATHAVIRRFVARYGVDMSEAADPRIESYASFNDFFTRALREGARPLADADYVCPVDGAISQFGAIERDQIFQAKGHAYSTRALLAGDAALAAEFENGQFATIYLSPKDYHRIHMPCAGRLQRMVYVPGDLFSVNPTTARGVPGLFARNERVVCVFDTARGPFVLVLVGATIVGSMATVWHGVVNPPRPGEIKRWDYADKPVELAKGAEMGRFLLGSTVVLLWPKGTLKFNPDWAPGGAVRMGQAMGKALG, translated from the coding sequence ATGTCCGACCGCCTTGCCGTCCTGCCGCAGTACCTGCTGCCCAAAACGCTTCTGACCCAGTGGGCCGGCCGCTTTGCCAGCGCCAAGCTGGGCGACGCCACCCACGCCGTCATCCGCCGCTTTGTGGCGCGCTACGGCGTCGACATGAGCGAAGCGGCCGACCCGCGCATCGAAAGCTACGCCAGCTTCAACGACTTCTTCACCCGCGCGCTGCGCGAAGGCGCGCGGCCGCTGGCCGATGCGGACTACGTGTGCCCGGTCGACGGCGCGATCAGCCAGTTCGGCGCCATCGAGCGCGACCAGATCTTCCAGGCCAAGGGTCATGCGTACAGCACGCGCGCGCTGCTGGCGGGCGATGCGGCACTGGCGGCCGAATTCGAGAACGGCCAGTTCGCCACCATCTACCTTTCTCCTAAGGACTACCACCGCATCCACATGCCCTGCGCCGGCCGCCTGCAGCGAATGGTCTACGTGCCGGGCGATCTGTTCAGCGTCAACCCGACCACCGCGCGCGGCGTGCCTGGCCTGTTCGCGCGCAACGAGCGCGTGGTCTGCGTGTTCGACACCGCGCGCGGCCCCTTCGTGCTCGTGCTGGTGGGCGCCACCATCGTCGGCAGCATGGCGACCGTGTGGCACGGCGTCGTCAACCCGCCGCGCCCGGGCGAGATCAAGCGCTGGGACTACGCGGACAAGCCGGTTGAGTTGGCCAAGGGCGCCGAAATGGGCCGCTTTCTGCTCGGCTCTACCGTGGTGCTGCTGTGGCCCAAGGGCACGCTCAAGTTCAACCCCGATTGGGCGCCCGGCGGCGCCGTGCGCATGGGG
- a CDS encoding tripartite tricarboxylate transporter substrate binding protein, translating to MTRFTPPRRTALALLAATALCAAAPALAQSDFPTKPVNIFTPFPPGSGPDALLRAITDKLSTLWKQPVLVQNRPGAGGFVVFEATRRQPADGYTLVQLDSEQLVALPLLYKSRNFQTLQVYDPVASLYNTPFIVTVPVNSPWKSVGDLVSAAKAQPGKVNYGSWGIGSPGHLGGEQLELGSGIEMQHIPFKDSGQMFTALAGNEIAWALGTIPSSQGVYKANKVRYLGVATPKRIPQMPDLPTVAEAGGPKDFAQSSFVVLAAPKGIAPAVRSKIAQDVAKVMQDADIKARMDTFAFEYINWSPDEIVKQARGKGQMYQKLIERKNITLD from the coding sequence ATGACCCGCTTCACCCCACCGCGCCGCACCGCCCTGGCCCTGCTGGCCGCCACCGCCCTGTGCGCCGCCGCGCCCGCGCTGGCGCAAAGCGACTTCCCGACCAAGCCCGTCAACATCTTCACCCCCTTCCCGCCCGGCAGCGGGCCCGATGCGCTGCTGCGCGCCATCACCGACAAGCTCAGCACGCTGTGGAAGCAGCCGGTGCTGGTGCAAAACCGCCCCGGCGCCGGCGGCTTCGTCGTGTTCGAGGCCACGCGCCGCCAGCCGGCCGACGGCTACACGCTGGTACAGCTCGACAGCGAGCAACTGGTCGCGCTGCCGCTGCTCTACAAATCGCGCAACTTCCAGACGCTGCAGGTGTACGACCCGGTGGCCTCGCTCTACAACACGCCGTTCATCGTCACCGTGCCGGTCAACTCGCCGTGGAAGAGCGTGGGCGACCTGGTCAGCGCCGCCAAGGCGCAGCCTGGCAAGGTCAACTATGGCTCGTGGGGCATCGGCAGCCCGGGCCACCTGGGCGGCGAGCAGCTGGAGCTGGGCAGCGGCATCGAGATGCAGCACATTCCGTTCAAGGATTCGGGCCAGATGTTCACCGCGCTGGCCGGCAACGAAATCGCCTGGGCGCTGGGCACCATCCCGTCCAGCCAGGGCGTGTACAAGGCGAACAAGGTGCGCTACCTGGGCGTGGCCACCCCCAAGCGCATCCCGCAAATGCCCGACCTGCCCACCGTGGCCGAGGCCGGCGGCCCCAAGGACTTCGCGCAAAGCTCCTTCGTCGTGCTGGCCGCGCCCAAGGGCATCGCCCCCGCCGTGCGCAGCAAGATCGCGCAGGACGTGGCCAAGGTCATGCAAGATGCCGACATCAAGGCGCGCATGGACACCTTCGCGTTTGAGTACATCAACTGGTCGCCGGATGAGATCGTGAAGCAGGCACGCGGCAAGGGCCAGATGTACCAGAAGCTGATCGAGCGCAAGAACATCACGCTGGACTGA